The DNA sequence GTCGCCCTTCACCTGGTGCCGCAGGTAGAGGCGGCAGGCGGCCTCGCCGGCCCGGACGAGGAACGGGAAGCGGCGGTAGTGGACCATGGCGATGACGAAGCCGACCTCCGTCGCCGCGTCCGTGAGCAGCCGGAGCGCCCGCTGGGTGGCGGGGACCTTCGCGAAGGTGCGGCGGAGGGCCTCGGGGATCGCGACGTCGGGCTTGGGCAGCAGCCAGATGGGCGTGCGCTGGTAGACGTGCAGCCGCTCCACGCGGGGCGCGATCTCGGGCACCACCTGCACACCCGACGCGCCGGTGCCGATGACGCCCACGCGCCGGCCGTCCACCGCGAGGCCGGGATCCCACTCGGCGGTGTGCACCACGTCGCCCTTGAAGCGGTCCAGGCCGGGGAGGTCCGGCGTCTTGGGCTTGGTGAGCCAGCCGGTGGCGCAGACGACGAAACGCGCCGCCAGGGAGGTGCCGTCGGCCAGGAACACCCGCCAGAAGTGCGCGGTTTCATGGTACTCGGCGCGGACGACCCGGGAGTGGCAGCGGATGCGCGGCCGGAGGCCGTAGGTGTCGACGCAGTGGTCGGCGTACGCCTTCAGCTCCTCCCCCGGCGGGAACACCCGGGACCACGACGGGTAGGGGTCGGAGGCGAAGGAGTAGGAGAACGCCGAGATGTCGACGGAGATGCCGGGGTAGTTGTTGGCGTGCCAGCTGCCTCCGACGTCGTCCCGCTCCTCCAGGAGCAGGAAGTCGTCGATGCCGGCCCTGCGGAGACCGATGGCGGTGCCTATGCCGGAGAACCCGGCGCCGATGACGAGGACTTCGTGGTCGGGGGTCGTGTCCGTGCGGTCGTCGGGGGGCGTGCCCGTGCGGTCGTCGGGGGTGTCGTGGTCGGGGTGCATCGCTCCGCTCCTCGGTGTCACAGGGCCAGGCCGATCGCCTGCAGGGTGCCGAACGCCAGCAGCAGCAGGCAGGTGTGTTCCAGCGCCGGGATCAGCGCCCGGCCGCCCGCCCCGCTCAGCACCGTGCGCACCGGGACGACGGCGAACGGGACGGCGCCGAGGACGAGCAGCGCCCAGGGGTGGGCGAGGGCCGGCGCCAGGGCGGTGGCGAAGGCGCCGGCGACGCAGCCGACGTAGAAGGCACGCGTCCGCGCGGCGCCCAGCCGCACCGCGAGGGTGATCTTGCCGGTGGCGGCGTCGGTCGGGATGTCGCGCAGGTTGTTGGTGGTCAGCAGCGCGCAGGAGAGCAGGCCGACGGGTACGGAACCGGCCAGGGCCTCCCAGGGCAGGCCGCCGGTCTGGACGTAGACGGGAGTGCAGACGAAGACGACGCCGTGGTAAACGAAGATGCTGATCTCGCCGAGGCCGTGGTAGCCGTACGGGCGGGGGCCGCCGGTGTAGAACCAGCCGCC is a window from the Streptomyces mobaraensis genome containing:
- a CDS encoding flavin-containing monooxygenase; the protein is MHPDHDTPDDRTGTPPDDRTDTTPDHEVLVIGAGFSGIGTAIGLRRAGIDDFLLLEERDDVGGSWHANNYPGISVDISAFSYSFASDPYPSWSRVFPPGEELKAYADHCVDTYGLRPRIRCHSRVVRAEYHETAHFWRVFLADGTSLAARFVVCATGWLTKPKTPDLPGLDRFKGDVVHTAEWDPGLAVDGRRVGVIGTGASGVQVVPEIAPRVERLHVYQRTPIWLLPKPDVAIPEALRRTFAKVPATQRALRLLTDAATEVGFVIAMVHYRRFPFLVRAGEAACRLYLRHQVKGDRELMRKLTPSYRLGCKRPSLAKGYWRAFTRENVELVTEPIAEITETGIRTADGQERTLDLLVLATGFHVLDNLPPFPLHGQGGRDLGEFWRTERFQSYEGTSVKGYPNLWFIVGPYSFTGGSWFGMIDYQVTHALRVIREARRLGATQAVVRADRHDRSFRRTLRRQRNTVFLDASCRGTHTYYLDERGDAPAVRPASTYEAAWRARHFDLDDYRYER
- a CDS encoding 1,4-dihydroxy-2-naphthoate polyprenyltransferase, encoding MTLPQHLPTGAVHNWVIGARLKTLPVSYAPLAVGTAIAHASGPLDPSRTALTVVLVLGFVLGTNFFNDYSDGIRGVDDHRAGPTRVVGSGRATPRQVFRHGAILYAIGALAGLYLAVTVSWWLLAVTVFIALGGWFYTGGPRPYGYHGLGEISIFVYHGVVFVCTPVYVQTGGLPWEALAGSVPVGLLSCALLTTNNLRDIPTDAATGKITLAVRLGAARTRAFYVGCVAGAFATALAPALAHPWALLVLGAVPFAVVPVRTVLSGAGGRALIPALEHTCLLLLAFGTLQAIGLAL